A region from the Pristiophorus japonicus isolate sPriJap1 chromosome 14, sPriJap1.hap1, whole genome shotgun sequence genome encodes:
- the fibinb gene encoding fin bud initiation factor: MLGLKVFHVSLLCSLSQGFFTGPLHPEMSNGTFHHYFVPDGDYEENDDPEKCQMLFQVSDDRRCGISADLETFLKEEMTTIKRQVEDAARVLEGVGKNIAYDLDGEDSYGNYLRREAAQIGEAFTHSDRSLIELEMKFRQSQENEVREVNKINDEVVHMLYHTREILRETLEISSGLKDKHELLTLIVRSHGTRLSRLKNDFMRG; encoded by the coding sequence ATGCTGGGTCTCAAAGTGTTCCATGTCAGCCTTCTGTGCTCCCTGTCGCAGGGTTTTTTCACTGGACCCCTCCACCCGGAGATGTCGAACGGCACTTTTCATCACTACTTCGTACCGGATGGGGACTACGAAGAAAACGATGACCCCGAAAAGTGCCAGATGCTTTTTCAAGTCTCCGACGACCGGCGCTGCGGGATTTCGGCCGACCTGGAGACGTTTCTGAAGGAGGAGATGACCACCATCAAGAGGCAAGTGGAGGACGCGGCAAGGGTCCTGGAAGGAGTCGGGAAAAACATCGCCTATGATCTGGACGGGGAGGACAGTTATGGGAACTACCTGCGCAGGGAAGCCGCGCAGATCGGGGAAGCTTTCACTCATTCCGATCGCTCTCTGATCGAGCTGGAGATGAAGTTCCGACAGAGCCAAGAAAACGAGGTGAGGGAGGTGAACAAGATTAACGACGAGGTGGTGCACATGCTCTATCACACCAGAGAGATTCTGAGGGAGACACTGGAGATCTCGTCTGGGTTAAAAGATAAACACGAACTTCTCACCCTTATCGTCAGAAGTCATGGGACAAGACTGAGCAGGCTGAAGAATGATTTTATGAGAGGCTGA